gttggttggattgaattgctttggagggggtccctgcctcgccttatattgctgggagcagggttacaggtcagttggttacaagaatactggTCAGATacaactagaggagttctactcttattataATGAGTACTTTCTTAGTCCTCAACTAGTTTTTGTCTTTCCATATAGACTACACCGTCCTACACCATTTATGTCAGATGCGTTTCGGTATCCAGTTCCATATTTAGAATTGTGTAAACCTTCCAGTGGACCCATAGATTATGCATGCACGATAGGGAGTACGGCAGGGCTCACGTGGGCGAAGGAGGGTGATGAGAAATGGGAGCTCGATGATTGGCAGGGCTCACGTGGGCGGAGGAGGGTGATGAGAAATGGGAGCTGGATGATTAGTACCGTCACTTCATTAGGAATTGACAGTTGTAATGATGATCCGCAGCTAGCTGTCGGCTGTACTGAACATACAGTGTCTGAATGTGGGTTCGTCGCACGTGAACGTGATCATGTTTCAATTGATTTCGGTGCAAATTGTATTGCGCACGTACTAGCCAGTGCTCGACACACAGTCCACCTCGTATATATATAAAATGTATTTAGCCGTTTTAGCTAGGcgcgtatatatatatatacacgtatatatactatatatcaTTAGTAAGCCATACGTATACGGTCCTCGAGAAAAATCCTCATGCGTGGCCATCGATCAGGTAGTGGTACTGGTTGTTGAACGCCTCCAGCGATCTGCATGCGTGCGTGCACGGCGCGACGCGTACGTACGGCACCCTGCAGAGGCGCGCAGCAGCGAACATAATGCATGCCGACATGCACAGCACGGAGCAAAACAAACTAACATCTTGCGGCCCGGCCCATCCATATAGTAGCCTGCTGCCCCCTGTGTGTTGTTGTTGGATATGGATGATGGATGGTGTGGCTGTGAGAAGTTGGGCCCAATTCAGGCGGCATTCATGGCGGCCTTAACAACGCGCGGTATTGCTGGCAACGAGTTGGGTCGCGACGGTTTCAGGCCTAGTAGTGCTCCTGCACTTCCTCCCGATCGGAAATACATGACCATCTCTAAGACAAACTTAGTCTCGCGAAAAAAAAACGACTGTCTAAGACAAACTTTTATACATTTAACTATGTTATATGTAAAATCAATTTAATACAGATTGAAGCATGTATATACTTTGTATTACTGGGTCCATTCATTAATTATGTCTAATAGTTTCTAACATATGACTATTTCTACAAGATAGTATTCTTTTAATAGATGACGCCGGCCTAAGATTCACTTTGTAGGCCGCCTCGATGTCATAGTAGTTGGCTTTTATTCTCCGATCGAATGAAGCACCTTGTTCCAAATTACGACATAATGCAAGGCGTATGGCGTTTGACCTTTATTTTCTTGTAAAAAAGAGGGAAGCACGAATCTTAGAAGTTAGAATAGTCTAACAAGTTGCAAACAGGTGCTTATATTTCTCTTGTTGGCATCATTGGCAGGCCTACTTTTCCATGGCTGGAGGAGAAAAAGGAGAGGGAGATGGAGGGAATAAAGAGCAATGATCGCCGATTTGACTAATGCAAGAAGAAATGAAAGAATACTAGTGCGGATAGACAGATGGGCAGATGGCTTGGTGTTATAGCTGAGTTGATCATATCCCTGTAGCGATAAACAAAGGCTCCCACTTTTCAATTAAAACAAGGCAAAAGCAGAGTCAGATTCTTCGTGCCCAAAGTCCAAACACCATTGTTATGTTAAAGCCAACCCGTAGCAGCGTCATCTTGTCGTAACCAAATTGGCCAGCACATTATTAGTCCATAATTAAACAAACAGCGATGAATGGTCGGCCGTCGGGTAGGCCAAAAAACCCAAAAGCTGCAAGCTCCCCCGAACCGAGCGGAGGCACCTGGCGAGAAGCTGAGAAACATCACGAAAGTAGTGGTAGCATACACGCGCGAAGCTAGCTGATCGTCGTGGCCACCGCCCACCGGAGGTCCCTGCCCCTGCTCCCAGAGTCCCAAGTGCCATCTCGGCAGCCGGCACGGCCCAGTCGCCGCCACTCCTCGCACGCACACGCGCCGGTGGCCTCTGGCTACATCACGGACCACACGGAGCGTGGGAGGAAGAATACGACGTGGCTTTGGCTCCTGAACGCCCCAACGGCCGTGCGGGGAGCGAGAGCGACGGGGTTCCGCTGGCTCTCGGCGCCGTCGCTGGCCAGATGCCGGGCCGGGCCCCCATGGCCCCCACCAACTGGAGCAAGCGACGACGACCCTGCTGTCTCCGTCTCCCTCCTTTCTGCCCCAGCGCCGGGGACGTTACCCGGTCGGTGTCGGCGATACGATTGGTTAGCATCTGCGACCTGGGTTTTCCGTAGCAAGCGACGATACGCTTGTGTCCCCACGTCCCGCGGATTTTGCACGGACGCGAATTCTTCTTGCCTCAAATGCTCCCGTGCATCTGCAGACACGTGGCCCCGTAAAGTATTTACGTCATTTCTTAGGGTTTTCCGAAATATAATTTTAGTTTAGGAAAAATAGtgctgatattttttttttcactctaGGCCGCAGACCGCAGACTGGTCGCGCCCCTGCCCCGGCGCGCGCACGCACAAACCGCCCCGCACGGCCACGCAGCGATCGCGGCGTGTCCTGGCAGAAAGGCACCCACAcccgccacccaccccgccgccgccgccgccccgactcGACTCCCCCCGTGCCCGGATACAGATACACCCACCGGGCCACGCCAAATCGAACGACACCTAATCCATCTCCCCCTCCCTCGTCTACCAGCCCTCCTCCGGTCCAccctccctccttcccccgTCGCCAACCTCCAGCCTCGTCCCACACCGATCGCGCCGGAGATGCTGGGCGTCGCGCGGAGGCGGCTCGGATCCAGATGCGTGAGTGCTCCCTGCTCCCCCGTCACCGCGCTCTCCTCGCCTGGGTCGGTCTCGCCGTCCCGGTTTCCTCTCGGTCTCAACGTGATCCGTTTTCCCTCGGCTCCGTGCAGGTGCTCGGCCAGCTGGCGCAGGCCCTccgcccggcggccgccgccgcggctccagCGAGGACctactccgccgccgccaaggaggTGAGCGCTTCGCAACCAATGACCCTGCGATCCCGCGCGTCGCGTCGGTGCGCATGCGCTGTCGAATCTATTCCCGTTTCGGAActactgtatttttttttgcttcccCCACGATGGGGGAATGGGAATCGTCTCGTCGTTGCCAGCTCCCGCATGCTGCGGTGCTGCCAATGTTTTGCGGGCCGCTGGATTGCTCGCCGTGAAATTCTCTCCTTAGATGGTAGAATAAAAccctttttttatttgcttTCAATTTAGATGCAAATGGCAGGAGCTTCGTGATGGTGATTGGTGTTTGTTGTTGAGCTTGAGCTTGATGGATTtcggatgcttgtagctgtaaAGGGAAACGGGTTAGGTGGCAGGTATCTAATAAGTGGTTGGGTGATGGCTTGCAGCTGTGTGCATAATAGAGATAATTGGTTTGCTCGCGGTTCAAACCGGTGCAGTTTTGGACTATGGACATTTCAGCACAGTTACTGTTTAGATGAGACCATGGGAATCTGAATGGTAGCTATCCCGGTTGGCTTAACTGTGTGCTGAGTAGATGGTGCTGGATGTTTAGTGTGTGCACTATATAGGACTTGATGATTTAGTTGCAATGGAAGAACCTGATCACCTTATCCTTTTGTTCCAATACCTGCCCCTGAGGAGgtgcaccaccaccatcatcaggTACCATGACATTTGACCTCTAAATTGAATATTACAATGAAACGGGTAGGTGGTAGGCATCTAAGTGGTTGGTTGATGGAGCAGTTGTGTATAATACATATAATTAGTTTGCTCGCAATTGAAACCGATGCAGTTGTAGAGTATGGACATTTCATTACAGGTTCTGTTTAGATATGTGGAGAACGTCTGACACCATGTGAATCTGAATGGTAGATAGATGTTTAGTGTGTGCACTATAGGACTTGATGATTTAATTATGATGGCAGAACCTGATAATCTTATCATATGCTGTTACTTGTTCCAATACCTGCTCCTGAGGAGGTGGCATCAGCATCACGTACTGTGACATGTCACCTCTAAAGTGAAGATTAGAAACGCTGAAGGAGGGTGAAAAAAATTGACCAAGTTGGAATAACTGAACCAAACCATGGCATAATAAGTCGACTTTGGGGATTGGATAGTTTCTGCAGATAGTATTATTAAGTTCCCATTCCCTGTGTGGTCTCTGCTTATCTGAGTCATGCCTCAAGATCTCAGGGACTTGGTACCTTTATACATCATGCTATCTTGTTAGTTCAAGAAAATGACATGCTTGTCTACAGTAGTACTTCTATGTTATGAACTTGAGATTTGGCAAGAAAGTTTACTCAAGTACTCTTTTTTCTTATTAGATAACTGTGCGGGAAGCATTGAATTCTGCGCTAGATGAAGAAATGTCTGCAGATCCTTCTGTTTTCTTGATGGGAGAAGAGGTGCCGCCAGTAACTGAACTTGTTTCTTTTGTTCTCCCCTCTGCTTCTTTTGGTTTAATAATTGTCACTTCTGTGGTAGGTTGGGGAGTACCAAGGTGCATACAAGGTCAGTAGTATTTCTAAGAAGATTTATGCTGCATTTTATCTCCCTGTGGCAACTGAAAAGTAATATGAATGCTGTTAGTGTTGAGCTTCTCTTCATTGGTGTTCGTTGCAGATATCCAAGGGTTTGCTTGACAAATATGGCCCTGATAGGGTTCTCGATACACCAATCACTGAGGTAATAAACCTGAAAAAAACCAATCACCATTGTCCATTCATAAGCTTCAGGTTGATTTGGTCACACACTAATACTGATCTGCTTTGGTCCTGTTCAGGCTGGCTTTACTGGTATTGGTGTTGGTGCTGCCTACCATGGTCTTCGACCTATAGTAGAGTTCATGACATTTAACTTTTCAATGCAGGTTAGTTTTTTCAATCATGTCTGCAAATCATTGTGCGCATTCAATTAGTTCTTTTGTTTACTTGACTTGGAATGTGATTTAttccttccctttttttttcatattccCATTTGCTCCACATGTTCCTGAATTTTAGAAAATTCATGTTTTATGCAGTACCTTATTTCAGACATGTTTCTCTTTTCCCATCTCTAAGCTGCATAAATTCTAATAGCTACCGATGACATCTTTTAAGTAGCACCTCATGCAAGAAAGTATATCTTTGTGTAATTTTGATGTTAAATTGTTCGGAGACATTCTTCTCTTAGCAAAACTTACATGATTCCCATGCATCAGTTTACAATCATATAATAAAACCACTGGAATAGACGAATAGTTATGATTCATATTGATCCGGTCACTGAATCAGACGCTCGGTATAATCTGATATGAAGTCCTTGCATGGTGATTTCCTTTGTGTTAACATTCCTTTTCCTGCAAGAATATTGTTCACGATTTCGATACTGTTCTCCATCTGGTGGCACCTTGTTGTATTTATTTGTTTTTTGCTTACCTTTGTGCAATAATGCCCACGTTCTTGACTTCTTCCCATATTGTGGATCTTTGAGAATGAGTACATGCTACAAATTTCACATGCTTAAAACCAAAATCCCTTGACTGTACCCTTTTGCATATTCAGGCAATTGATCACATCATTAATTCAGCTGCCAAGTCGAACTACATGTCAGCTGGTCAGATATCTGTTCCTATTGTCTTCAGAGGGCCAAATGGCGCTGCTGCTGGAGTTGGTGCTCAACACTCGCAGGTTGTTTGCAGAAACTTGCCTCTATTTGGTTGTTTCACCGTTGTTGATTCCTTAGAATGCAGAAAATCATGGAATACCTGGTTCTGTAACAAATAGAATGAATTGTAGAACCAAATTGTTCATTACATGAGCTGTTTGTCTCCTATACTCGAATATTTTGTTTAATGTTTCTcctcaaaataaaaataaaagtgtTCAACTGAGTAATAGGTGTAAGCTTGGTGTACTTTAATTTCTTGCAGTGCATAATGTCTTGTGGGTATCTGTTTTATGCAGTGCTATGCAGCTTGGTATGCTCATGTTCCTGGATTGAAAGTTCTAGCACCATATTCTGCAGAAGATGCTCGAGGTTTGCTGAAAGCAGCAATCAGGGATCCAGATCCTGTTGTTTTCCTGGAAAATGAACTTCTGTATGCAATACTTGCCCCATTCGTCTTTTTTCTCTATGCTTGTGTTCACATCTCATCATATAATGTATTTTCCTGCAGATATGGTGAATCATTTCCTGTTTCTGATGAGG
The genomic region above belongs to Setaria italica strain Yugu1 chromosome VI, Setaria_italica_v2.0, whole genome shotgun sequence and contains:
- the LOC101771006 gene encoding pyruvate dehydrogenase E1 component subunit beta-1, mitochondrial encodes the protein MLGVARRRLGSRCVLGQLAQALRPAAAAAAPARTYSAAAKEITVREALNSALDEEMSADPSVFLMGEEVGEYQGAYKISKGLLDKYGPDRVLDTPITEAGFTGIGVGAAYHGLRPIVEFMTFNFSMQAIDHIINSAAKSNYMSAGQISVPIVFRGPNGAAAGVGAQHSQCYAAWYAHVPGLKVLAPYSAEDARGLLKAAIRDPDPVVFLENELLYGESFPVSDEVLDSSFCLPIGKAKIERQGKDVTITAFSKMVGYALQAADILAKEGISAEVINLRSIRPLDRATINASVRKTNRLVTVEEGFPQHGIGAEICMSVVEDSFEYLDAPVERIAGADVPMPYAANLERMAVPQVDDIVRAAKRACYRVVPMAATA